A stretch of DNA from Aerosakkonema funiforme FACHB-1375:
AGGGAACAGGGAGAGCGGGGGATAAAAGGTCGGAGTTGTCCTCACTGCCTTGGCGGTTGCAATATCACAGTACTAAATAAAATGTCAATATAAGCAAGCCGAAAAATCGCGGCATCCCAGTGTAATAAAAAGTAAAAATCAGCGAATCGCTGCCTTTTAAGCGTTAATTATCTATAAAGATAGAGTAAAAAAGCTTTTTCTGGGTGTATGGTTGTCGATATTCATCTCATACTGTCTTAGCTGAGAATTTGTCAGGGAAGATACAAAAATTCACAGCTAAGGTTTCATAGTTTTACCGATAAATTTTGAGGGAACTAAACAACGATGAATGGCATTTGGCAAAGTATGGCACATTTGGGTGTGAGCGTGCCGATGCTCTCTTATGAAATTTTGGCACAAGCCGCACCGCGACGCCCCTTGCCTCCGCCAGGGGCAAGGCCAGGATTCCCTAACGACTTCAATAGCTTTTTCCAGCAAATGGCGGCAAATTTTGGTGATTTCGTGCCTAATTTGCTGGGGGCGATCGCAATTCTGGTAATCGGCTGGCTGCTCGCACTCGTCGCCGCCGCCGTCGTGCGGGGGCTACTGAATCGCACCAACATCGATAACAAGCTGGCGGCCTGGGTTACGGGGCGTCAGGGTGATGCAGAACTGCCGCCAGTAGAAAAATGGATATCCGAGGCTGTTTATTGGATTATCTTCCTGTTTACGCTGGTGGCCTTTTTACAGGCACTCCGGCTGGAAGCAGTTTCTGAGCCTCTCAACAACTTACTCAATCAGATCTTCTTGTTCCTGCCCAAATTAGCGGGGGCAGTAATTCTGTTGGGTGTCGCCTGGTTGCTGGCAACCCTAGTAAAACTGGTAGTAACGCGCTCTCTGCGGCTGTTTCGTCTGGACGAGCGTTTGAATCAGCAAGTAGGTACCGAACAGCGGAACCAGTTTTCTCTGAGCGAAACAGTCGGCAACACGCTCTACTGGTTCATATTCCTGCTGTTTCTGCCCTTGGTATTGAACGCCTTGGAGTTAGAGGAAACTTTACAACCAGTACAGCAACTCCTGACTCAAATCCTTTCTATTCTGCCGAATATCTTCGCAGCGCTCTTAATTGGTGCGGCAGGCTGGTTAGTAGCTCAAGTGGTGCGGCGAATTGTCACCAATCTGCTGGCAGCTGGTGGGGCAGATCGACTGGGTACCCGGTTTGGGCTGAATCGAGCCACAACGGGACAATCGCTCTCCGGCATTATCGGTACGATCGTCTACGTACTGATCCTACTTCCCACAGCGATCGCAGCCCTCAACACGCTGAAAATTGAGGCAATATCGGCTCCGGCAATCCGGATGCTCAACGATATCTTCCTCGCCATTCCCAAGATTTTCACGGCTGGGCTGATTCTGGTAATCGCCTACATCATCGGGAAATTTGTGGCAGATTTGCTCACCAATATCCTGACTAGCATCGGCTTCAACAATATTTTCAACTGGCTCGGTTTCGGAATCACCCCGTCGCCTCGGATTGTCGTTCCGCCTGCTAGCGCACCAGTAACGGAAGAACCCGTCCCTCCGACAGCAGGAGAACAAGTAACGCTTCTTCAAACCGCACCGGGCATAACGCGAACTCCATCAGAAATAGTGGGAATCATAGCGCTTGTCGGCATTATGCTCTTAGCTGTAGTGCCGGCAACAGAAGTGCTGCAATTCCCAGCCCTCACTGCTATTGTTACCGGTGTGGTCGCGGTATCTGGTCGGATTCTGGCTGGATTGGTGGTATTTGCGATCGGCTTGTATCTGGCTAACCTCGCCTATAACCTGATTACCAGCTCTGGCAATCAGCAGGCAAGGATACTCGGTCATGCCGCCCGAATCTCTATTATTGCCTTGGTTTCGGCGATGGCGCTGCAACAAATGGGTATTGCCAGCGATATCGTCAATTTGGCATTTGGATTGCTCCTGGGTGCGATCGCAGTCGCCATTGCCCTCGCCTTTGGTTTGGGTGCCCGCGATATCGCCGCCGATCAAGTCCGAGAATGGTTGTCTTCTTTTAAAGATAAAAAAGACAAAACCCCTCGTTTTTAAGGGGCTAGGGATTAGGGGCTAGGGGCTAGGGGAAGTCAAAAGTCAAAAGTCAAAAGTCAAAAGTCCACCTCTTCCCTCTCCCTAACCCCTAACCCCTGACCCCTAACCCCTATTAAGTTTGGCTCGCAGTTCATCTTTAAGGCGGTTAAGAATCGAACTTTCATCTAACGAAGCTAAAATGCGGCTGACAACAGCTTTCGGGCCATCAGGGCCCCAAGAAGCGCCATTAGCTAAATATGCTTTAGTGACTTGTCCGATACCGTAAGATGAAACACCGGCCACACCAGCTTGAGTTATTGCTACAGATACATAAGCACCTAAAGAAACTCCACCTGTTACAGGTGCTGCTAAACCTAATAAGCTTTTCAGAGAACTTAAACCTAAAGTTGCTACCAATTCGCTAGCACTTAAACCGCCCATACACAAAGCTATTTTTTGCAATAAAGATACCGCGCCTTGTTGCGTCATGGGGATGCCGTAAAGTTTGGATAAGGTTAATATCAAAGCAACGTCGATGACGGCACCGCTGAGTAAGTCGATCGCCGTGACCGGATTGAGTGCGATCGCTACAGCTTTAGTTATCGTTGCGTTCCAGATAATTCGGTTAGCGCTGCTATCTCGAATTGCCATTTTTCGCTGTAGGATCTGCTCGTTGACTTCATCGGCATACAGCATCGAGTTGAGCGCGACGATCGATTTACCTTCTCGGTGCAAAATCTCCAAAATTTTCAGCTTGAGATCCTCAACTTGCGGCGCTCCCGGCTTTAACTGCACTCCCAAACTACCATCAGAACGACGCACTGCTTCCGCTACCAGAGGTGAAGCTGCTGCCATCACTATTTCATCAGGCGATAGCAATTCTCGCACTCTGTCGTCCCGAATTTTTTCATAAATTGCCATTCGGTCTACTTCGGGATATTGGTCGATTTTGTTGAACACGAGCAACATCGGTTTACCGGCTTTCCGCAGTTCGGAAAGCGCTTCGTGTTCTACTTTAGTCATATCCCCAGCGATCGCAAACAAAATCAGATCTGCCTGTTTGGCAACATCACGGGCCAAAGCGGCGCGAGTTTCGCCGTCCACTTCATCCAATCCGGGAGTATCGATTAGTTCTACCTGGGAATTACCGTTACCTGGAAAGGCAACTCGCAAAACTTCGGAATTATTATTACCGACTGTCTCTCGACTGTAGCACCAATTTACCCTTTCGCTGGTGCGGGTAACGCCGTGGATAGGGCCGGTTTCAAACACTTTTTCGCCCACCAAAGCGTTGAGCATGGAAGATTTACCTCGCCCTACCATACCAAAAACGGCTATCTGGACAACAGACCGTTCTAATTTGTCCAGCATCACCTCTAAATCTTCAATTGCCGGTTCTAGTCCCGCTCGTTCTTGCGGTGTCAGATCTAGGTTGGTTACGATGTCTCGCAGGGCGGTTTGTGCTTGTTTGTAGTTGAGTTCTGCTTGAATATCGGCAAAGCTAAAAATAACGCTGTCTAGTTCGCCTAAATCTGCGGAATTCAAAGGGGTAGAGTCGTTGCGATTGGGATAAGGGGGATCGGGAATCTTAGCAGTCAAAGGGTAACCTCCGACGATCGACAGGGGATAAGGAGATTTTTGGCAGTATATCGCCACTGGGGTACTTATTCGATCCTAGTCATCTTGACTGCGATCGCCACAGCTTTACCATGAAAGTTAAACCTTAAAGCGAGTCACCATTAAGTTGTGAGTTCTAAACGTCTGCCAGAAACTACTGCCTATGTCCGGATTCTCAGACAGTCTTGGCAAGAAGGCTTCATTGAAGGTGAAGTGAGAGCGGGTCAGTATGACTGGCAATTCCAGTGGTGTTTCAGACAAGGCAAGTTGTTCGTTCAGCCGTCCTTGGGTCGAGCTTTAATTCACGAACCGCTGGGTCGTTTTCTGGAAAAATCAGATTACAAATTAGAGCCTGGAGGAGATTACGCTTTTACAATCCGGGCTGAACTTTAGCGCCAAGTCTAAAAACACGCTTAAAAAATCTATCTATTTGGCGATGACAATATATATTCAAGCCAGGATTTTTTTCAAAAAATCAGGGACATGAATATTTTAAAGTTCAAAAAAGCAATAAACTTAGTCTTTTTTAACACCTAAAAGGCGTTCTAGGTATCTTTCAATGAGGAGAATGGCAACAATATCATCTACAGGTCGCGGCAAAGGTCGCATTCCTTTGGGAATCAAGCTATACAACCCTTTGGGTGGGTACATTTGCCAATAGCGATCGCGTGCTTCTAAGGTACTGTAACGCTCATCAACTAAAATTATTCTTAGAGGTTCTGGTAATTCTTCAGTTAGTTGTTGTTTCCACTTTTTAGAAGTAGTTTGATCTCCCATTACCAAAACAGAAATGGGATATTTTTTGCGTAAGTTTTGAATGCTGGCGATCGCTTCTTCTGCGGGAATCACTTCATGGTAATGCAGTTTGCGATCCACCGCCATCACAGCTAAACCACACTTCTGACGGCCAGGATCGAAACCTAAGATCGCAGGCTGATCCGGAGTCAAATCCGAGTCGGGAGTAGGATTGGCCTTAGAAAACATGGCATCTAATTGGATGAGCAGTCTTCAGTGTGCCAAAAAATCCCAGATTTAGCTAGTCGATTGCGTTCGGAAAACCACTTGTCCGCCTTGAATGGCGATCAGATCCATTTTGACAGGCCCAGCAGTATAGGTGGGTTCCGCTGCTACTACTCGGACATCTAAAGGTTGCTTGGACTGTTTGACTTGCTCTAGAAAGCGGGTCAGCGTTTCGATGCGATCGTCTCCGATTTGAATTCGATCGGCTACAATGCCAGCACGACGGAGCCGAAATTGAGAAGCTGAAATCAGTAGGTCGATCCTTTCTCTGAGTTGGTCTTCTGTCATTGTTGCCGAGTCGGTATAAGTTGAAGCTACAACTTCTCCGGCTTGAAACACAACGCGATTGGGAGACACATCCACAAAAACTTGTACGGGATACTCTCCTCCCGCTACATAGTTGCCTGAAGAAATAATTCGCACTACGTAGTCTTTACCGTCATCAATTTTATCTATAAGTTGGTTGACATCTGCTTGCCTAATTACTATTACTTGTTGCTTAAGATTTTTATTATCGGGATGCGTGCGCTCCAGAGCTACTCGGTTTGCCTGCAACAGCAGTCTATCTACAGCTTGACGAGCCGCTGAAGGTTCCACAATCCGCACTACACCAGCTGCCAGAACTTGACCGCGCCGGACTGTAACGTTACCCCGAAACAGTTGTTGGTAGTCTTGCTCTAGACTTGCTACTTCCTTTTGCAAAATATTTAGTTTTTGTTCTCTTTCAGAAAGTTTTTTATCTTGTTCGGAGAGTTTTGTGTCTTGTTGTGCCAGTAGTTTTTCTTGTTGAGTTAGTTGTCCTTTAAGTTCTTTGAGACGACTTTCCTGTTGCGAGATTGTTTGGTCTCGTGTGGCGATTTGTCCATCGCGAGCGGCAATTTCTTGCTCTTTTTGGGAAATTCTCTGGTCTTGAGCGGCGATTTGTCGATCGCGCTGTGCGATCGCGTCATCTTGTGCGCCGATTTTTTCGTCCTTTTGCTGGATAATCCGATCGCGGGCAGCAATTTTCTCATCCCTTTGATCGAGCTGTTGCTTCAGTTCGGTAATCTGAGCTTTAACTTCGTTACGCTGGGCGATCAAATCCTGCCGTTCTGCTTGCAATTTTTGAATTTCCGAACGCAGTTCTTGTGCTTGTCCGGATACTGCTTTTAATTGCTCCTGCGTTCCATTTAGTGCGCTTTGTGTTTGGCCCAACTGGTTTTCTGTTTGACCCAACTGGTTTTCCGTTTGACTCAGCTGAGTTTGAGTTCGACTCAATTGAGTTTGAGTCCGGTTGAGCTGCATTTCTGTACGAGCTTGTTTGGCCATTGCTTCTGCCAGCTTAGCCAATGCCAACTGTAGAGCCTGATTGGTTGAATCCAGACGCTTTTGCGCTGTTGACTGTTCGGATTTAGCCTCAGCCAGCTGTTGTTCTACCTGTACTTTTTCACTTTCTGCCTTACTTTTCTCGGTTCGGCTTTCTTCTATCTGTTGGCGGGCGCTTCTCAAATCTTTCTGAATTTTTTCCAGTTTAAAAACGCCCGTGCGTAATTGTTCGCTGGCGGCAAATAAGATCGCCAACGTCGAACTAGAGATCAAGCTGCCTGTCAAGAAGGTGATCAACACCGCTGTGTTCTTCGGACGCAAGTTAAACAGGCTTAAGCGAGCCTTCCCAACTTTTGTCCCTATGCGATCTCCCACCGATGCGATCGCTCCCCCCAACACCAAAATTGCCGCAATCAGGATTAACCCGGTGGTCATATATATGTCTGGGAGTGTGAAAACTCCCTGCCAAAAGAGCGGTTAGGAAAGAAAACACGAGGGATTTATTCCCCGTGATGGGGCTGGCTTTTAAGTGCGATAACTTGGAGCGCCAGTCAACTCCGTTTCTACTCTACTTCCCTTAGCTGCTAACTGTCACAGAGGTTACAGACTGGGGAGCTATCGATTGACAATCTCCTCAATTGAATTGCTGAGATTCAAAGGTTTAAGCACTACGACCTTTCTTGAAAAGTCCTTGCGGCAGTTTCCTAACCAGTTGAAACGTCGATGAGACCCATTCACCAGTTGGTTCAGTTCAAGACAGAGGTTTCAATTTCCTAG
This window harbors:
- a CDS encoding mechanosensitive ion channel — translated: MNGIWQSMAHLGVSVPMLSYEILAQAAPRRPLPPPGARPGFPNDFNSFFQQMAANFGDFVPNLLGAIAILVIGWLLALVAAAVVRGLLNRTNIDNKLAAWVTGRQGDAELPPVEKWISEAVYWIIFLFTLVAFLQALRLEAVSEPLNNLLNQIFLFLPKLAGAVILLGVAWLLATLVKLVVTRSLRLFRLDERLNQQVGTEQRNQFSLSETVGNTLYWFIFLLFLPLVLNALELEETLQPVQQLLTQILSILPNIFAALLIGAAGWLVAQVVRRIVTNLLAAGGADRLGTRFGLNRATTGQSLSGIIGTIVYVLILLPTAIAALNTLKIEAISAPAIRMLNDIFLAIPKIFTAGLILVIAYIIGKFVADLLTNILTSIGFNNIFNWLGFGITPSPRIVVPPASAPVTEEPVPPTAGEQVTLLQTAPGITRTPSEIVGIIALVGIMLLAVVPATEVLQFPALTAIVTGVVAVSGRILAGLVVFAIGLYLANLAYNLITSSGNQQARILGHAARISIIALVSAMALQQMGIASDIVNLAFGLLLGAIAVAIALAFGLGARDIAADQVREWLSSFKDKKDKTPRF
- a CDS encoding GTP-binding protein, which codes for MTAKIPDPPYPNRNDSTPLNSADLGELDSVIFSFADIQAELNYKQAQTALRDIVTNLDLTPQERAGLEPAIEDLEVMLDKLERSVVQIAVFGMVGRGKSSMLNALVGEKVFETGPIHGVTRTSERVNWCYSRETVGNNNSEVLRVAFPGNGNSQVELIDTPGLDEVDGETRAALARDVAKQADLILFAIAGDMTKVEHEALSELRKAGKPMLLVFNKIDQYPEVDRMAIYEKIRDDRVRELLSPDEIVMAAASPLVAEAVRRSDGSLGVQLKPGAPQVEDLKLKILEILHREGKSIVALNSMLYADEVNEQILQRKMAIRDSSANRIIWNATITKAVAIALNPVTAIDLLSGAVIDVALILTLSKLYGIPMTQQGAVSLLQKIALCMGGLSASELVATLGLSSLKSLLGLAAPVTGGVSLGAYVSVAITQAGVAGVSSYGIGQVTKAYLANGASWGPDGPKAVVSRILASLDESSILNRLKDELRAKLNRG
- a CDS encoding DUF3146 family protein, with the translated sequence MSSKRLPETTAYVRILRQSWQEGFIEGEVRAGQYDWQFQWCFRQGKLFVQPSLGRALIHEPLGRFLEKSDYKLEPGGDYAFTIRAEL
- a CDS encoding pre-16S rRNA-processing nuclease YqgF, producing MFSKANPTPDSDLTPDQPAILGFDPGRQKCGLAVMAVDRKLHYHEVIPAEEAIASIQNLRKKYPISVLVMGDQTTSKKWKQQLTEELPEPLRIILVDERYSTLEARDRYWQMYPPKGLYSLIPKGMRPLPRPVDDIVAILLIERYLERLLGVKKD
- a CDS encoding DUF3084 domain-containing protein, which gives rise to MTTGLILIAAILVLGGAIASVGDRIGTKVGKARLSLFNLRPKNTAVLITFLTGSLISSSTLAILFAASEQLRTGVFKLEKIQKDLRSARQQIEESRTEKSKAESEKVQVEQQLAEAKSEQSTAQKRLDSTNQALQLALAKLAEAMAKQARTEMQLNRTQTQLSRTQTQLSQTENQLGQTENQLGQTQSALNGTQEQLKAVSGQAQELRSEIQKLQAERQDLIAQRNEVKAQITELKQQLDQRDEKIAARDRIIQQKDEKIGAQDDAIAQRDRQIAAQDQRISQKEQEIAARDGQIATRDQTISQQESRLKELKGQLTQQEKLLAQQDTKLSEQDKKLSEREQKLNILQKEVASLEQDYQQLFRGNVTVRRGQVLAAGVVRIVEPSAARQAVDRLLLQANRVALERTHPDNKNLKQQVIVIRQADVNQLIDKIDDGKDYVVRIISSGNYVAGGEYPVQVFVDVSPNRVVFQAGEVVASTYTDSATMTEDQLRERIDLLISASQFRLRRAGIVADRIQIGDDRIETLTRFLEQVKQSKQPLDVRVVAAEPTYTAGPVKMDLIAIQGGQVVFRTQSTS